A section of the Spirosoma pollinicola genome encodes:
- a CDS encoding DUF5989 family protein gives MEFLQDIFKFMKQRKKWWLAPMIILLLLVGVLIVVGGGSAVAPFIYTLF, from the coding sequence ATGGAATTTTTACAGGACATTTTCAAATTCATGAAACAGCGCAAAAAATGGTGGCTGGCCCCAATGATAATTTTATTGTTACTCGTTGGTGTTCTTATTGTCGTTGGCGGTGGATCGGCGGTAGCACCATTTATTTATAC